Proteins co-encoded in one Callospermophilus lateralis isolate mCalLat2 chromosome 2, mCalLat2.hap1, whole genome shotgun sequence genomic window:
- the Izumo1r gene encoding sperm-egg fusion protein Juno: MAQWWQLLLGLWTVMPTWAGDAPLNVCMNARHHKREPGPEDELYVECIPWKDNACCTATTSWEAHLEVSPLHNFTLVHCGLLTPSCQKHFIQAICFYQCSPNLGPWIQLVGPSGQGERIVGVPLCREDCEEWWADCRTSYTCKSNWYSSWHWSQGKNRCPAGDICHPFPHYFPTPTDLCEKIWSNSFKASPEHRNSGRCLQKWFEPAQGNPNVAVTRLFANTAPTWELAYVPIPFSLFLLFLS, translated from the exons ATGGCACAATGGTGGCAACTTCTGCTAGGATTGTGGACAGTCATGCCCACCTGGGCTGGAGACGCGCCACTCAATGTCTGCATGAATGCCCGACACCACAAGAGAGAGCCTGGCCCAGAAGACGAGCTCTATGTAGAG TGTATCCCCTGGAAGGACAATGCCTGCTGCACAGCCACCACAAGCTGGGAAGCCCACCTTGAGGTGTCCCCACTCCACAACTTCACCTTGGTTCACTGTGGGTTGTTGACCCCAAGCTGTCAGAAACACTTCATCCAGGCCATCTGCTTCTATCAGTGTTCCCCTAACCTGGGGCCCTGGATCCAGCTG GTGGGGCCCAGTGGGCAGGGAGAACGCATCGTGGGGGTGCCGCTGTGCCGGGAAGACtgtgaggagtggtgggcagactGTCGCACTTCTTATACCTGCAAATCCAACTGGTACAGCAGCTGGCACTGGAGTCAGG GAAAGAACCGCTGCCCTGCAGGGGACATCTGTCACCCTTTCCCGCATTACTTCCCCACCCCAACTGACCTGTGTGAGAAGATCTGGAGCAACTCCTTCAAGGCAAGTCCTGAGCACAGGAACAGTGGGAGATGTCTCCAGAAGTGGTTTGAGCCTGCTCAGGGCAACCCCAACGTGGCTGTGACCCGCCTCTTTGCTAACACTGCCCCAACCTGGGAGCTTGCCTATGTCCCCATTCCCTTCTCTCTATTCCTGCTCTTCCTTTCCTGA